AGGTAAACTGTTCtgatgggaagaaaaacaatacgattaatatttaagaatttaaatataCTGGAAATTttacaataataacaaaaatagatACTTTATAACTCAGCATTCTACTAGTGCAGtgtaaagattttaaaagtagTTCTGAATCATATTCTTAgggaaaagcacaggaaaatattttcacgGTACATATTATGTGTTAACAGTCTCTAAGTAACAAAACAGTTTTACTGACTTCATTTTTATCATGCTATGTCCCTAAGACTGAACATTATTCCCATCAGATGGATCCAGGATTCTGTTGAAATAGCCTACTCTGCAGGATTAGTATCTAAATCAAATAAATGCTCTGTAAGAGCATGTTCCCTTTAGTTGAAGGTGACATGCTTTTAATAATAAAGGAGATAAACCAGCCCATCTACCTACACCCCAAACACTACAGGGAACACGCCCACCATCCCTGACAAGCAGTGACAACAGAAACGAACAAAAGGAGAGTAAGGTGGCAGTGAAGTTTAAAATGATGATGATACAGAGTTCTTAACTCTGGACTTGGTGTATTCACAGTGATTCCTTTAGTACACAATCTTTATTCATTGCACTCCTTATTTAAGGGTGGCAATAGCTAAACCAGGATTAAAATGGCAGGAAGTCtgggttacaaaaaaaaaaaaaaagtctttttcaccAAATCAGTTTAGAACATGCTTAACTGTTACAGAAGGTAAGGTCACAGATCAGTACTATTTATGTTTATGGGAAAGCACAATGACTTACTTTCTGCTGACATCGGACCATGTCCATGAGTTGCTGAGCACCTGGAGACAACTTAGATCCCATAGATTCCATTATAGTTTGCACTCTGTCTAGATCTATCCTTGAGCCTAGTGAAGGAAATTCAGTTGCTGGTTTTGCAGACACTGTTTTCACTTGTACACTTATTTTACTGATGAGTACTCTTTGTTTCTCACCAATGGAGAGCAGCTAttgcaagaaggggaaaaaaaatattttggttaggaaaaaaaaaatggtttgatgTTTTCTTTATATGTAAGGGACaatgcattattctttaaatcttGGAAAAACCAATGCTAAACTCTTTTCCAGGGAAATTAAGTCGATTTCTCCTTGCTATTACTCTTCGGAAAATTCTGACTGGAACAGAGGTGCCTGCATGACCCAGAGACAAATCAGGCCTTGATCTTCTAAGCACTTAAGAGCACTGGCCATACAGATTTTCATAAGGTTATTTAACTGCATCAGAGTTAACAGTTCTAATTACACAGCGACTGTTGATTACCTGCAGTTTATCTTGTTTATGAAGTTGTTTTCCTCTAAGAGGTTACTATCTTTCTCATATAAATATTATAtcttcataaaaagaaaactgtgataCAAATTTAAAAGGAGAACTCTGCTATCAGGACAAAGTACCATCTAACAGATTTTTAAGTGGTTATATGAAGTGATTAAGTGTATAAAACAATAATTTGACTAAAAGCAATGCGATTTAGTCAATTAAATTatcaaaaagacaaagaaaaataaaacaattctgtTCAACTCCCTACCTTAATTCTACAGGAGGCTGCAGGGCATTCGAACTTAAGGTACTTTTTGTATAAAGTAACCTTTTCAGTTTcgctagaaaaataaaataaacgaGCTGTGACATTACTATataaagtacttttttctttagcagaaatACACTATATCGGTAAATATTTAGATAAGAAACAAGACTGACTGGAACATATTTCTAACGTGGTATAGCAGTTTTAATGCTTATATTCAACTTGTATTGAATCTTATCGGATACGTATGTAAAAAAGGATTAGTATGTGTACGTACATTATCTATTAGAGAAGCTTTTGAGGTTCAGTACGTTATTCACACATCTTCCCTGAGGCTCTGAGTCGGCTGTTTTTATTTAGCTAATTAAGCAGCAGATGTGCCATGCAAtgacttaaaaacaaaagagaagacaTTGCTTTAATTCCCCTGGCAAAGCACGGAAGGAAGTAttgaaggggaaaacaaatatcttttttttattttctctcttgttcTTAACGTGTGAGATGACTATGTACCACAGAGACAAGAGATCTTTTGGTAAAGATCAGCTGAAAGAGATCTGCTGAAGACACAAGCAGATCTGCTGTCCAGAAAGATTAAACGATACAGAACAGTTGCGCCTGTCCTAACTCCTTCTGTAGTTACAGAACAGAATTTCAGAGTAGCACTTTATAACTTACAGAATTAAACGTTTCACCAATTACAAAAGAACAAACAGGTAACTGCAGCTTTATATCTTTATCAAAGAGGCAGCATTTGTGCCAGCCACCGGTAACTGTGAGGAGTACACCAGGGTTATCCCAGGTGACTGCAGTGCCTATGCCCATTCACCAGTTTTACACAGACCTTCAAGAAAGACCAAACTGGGTGGCTTTCGTGGTGCAGACATCAGGACTTTACCAGTAGGAGCACCTTACAGATACACAGAGAACGACGTTGCCAGTAAGAGAAAGGCCAGAGGGTGTTAGGGACCCAGGAGCAAACACCGCCCCCCGCCTCCGACACCCCCCTCGGGGCGACGTCCGCCTCCCGCTCCGTGCACCCCCGCGGCCAGAGGCCGCCACTCACcccgggggccgggcggcgcccAGGCTCTCGCCCCGGCCGGTCCCGCAGTACTCCTCGCCGACGTACACCTCCATGTTCCGGGCCTCGCTCAGGATACCGACGGAGACCATCTCCCCGGCGCCGGCAGGCCGGCACTCCAGCTGCAGCACGCAGGGCGCctcgctcccgccgcccgcccgcctctcCACGACGACGGCCTCGGTGCTGCGGGGGGGAAGCGCCACGGCCGCGTTGCCCCGCCaggcccgctcccgccccgccgcccgcccgcccgcccaggCCGAGCCCGGCCCCCGCTCGCGCCTCCCGTAGCCGCCTGAGGAGAGCTAGCGGCGCGACGCggtcccctccgccgccgccgccctcaccTGGCCTCGCCGCCGCCCGCTTCCCGCCGCAGGCAGACGGCCCGGGCCAGGCCGTCCGGCGACGCGCAGGGCCAGGAGCACCCCGCCGCCACACAGCACGGCTCCCGCGGGCCGCCGGACGGGtcggccgccgcctcctcctccgccgcgcAGCCGCTCGCCATCACAACGCGGCGGGCGGAACCGAGCGGTCACCAACCGTCACCGGCGGCCGCCAGGCGGAAGGCGCCTGCGCAAGGCGGCGGGGCGGGATGCTCTGCGCATGCGCTGGTGGGGCGGCGCCCCGTGGTGCGGCGGGAACCCCTCCTGAGGTGCCGCCCGCAGGCCGGGCCCGCGGCGGGAAGCGGTCGGTGCGGCCTGGGGCCGCAAGAGGGCGGTTCCCCCGGCCCGGAGCCTGCCTTCCAGGAGCAGCGGGCTCTGCCCCACCTCGGCCTCCTCAGGGCGCTGAGGAGATCCCTTCGGCCGCTCCACGTCCCGCCTCCCGCCCTCCCACGGGGAGCAAGGGCTGACGCGGAGGGGAGCGGCCACTCGTGGGCGGTCTCGTCGAAATGACACCCACAGTGTGGGCAAAAGCCAGCATTAGtcctttttctaataaaataaagcGCTCTCGGAGAGATGGAAGAGCCTTGAAAGCATGTCAATGCTACGGAGCTTGATAAAATAGCCACATTTGGAGCCACGGAATTCTCTGTTCAGAGTTGCATGCTAATAGTGTACCACATAGGAGAGAGACTATAAATAAAAGATTGGgttcatttaattttcagtagGATCCCAGCTTCTGGAGTCGGGGAAAGCTGCTCCTGACGCTGCGGTACAGACATAAACCCAGGGGAGGCAGATATCAAGTTCTTCCACTTGGTGCTCGGCTGAGCAGCGTTAATTAGGTCTGTGAAAATAGGAAGATGGACTTGAACAGGCTTTATACAAGCTAATGTTACAAACGCAGTTggcatctctgcttttttttcacttaagcCATTGTTTTATGTGATTTACTAGCAATAGAAAAAATGGATTTGCTCTgttttaattaatgaattaattaaagTTAATTAATGTAAATGTTTTAGCATAAAAACTGTTGTGTCAGTCTCCTTTTTGATTTTCTAAATGTGCTGGATACTTCTGAAATGCGCTGCAAATTCATCCAGTTTTAGAAAGGTTTATTTTCTGCTATGGGTGACAATGTGGTTGCACGACGCCTCGGGAGATTATTCTGACCCTGGAAGAGCGATGAGCTGCACAAAATTACAGAGTTTTGGTGAGGAGAATTATCTTTAGCATAGAATGGACTGGGTAAAATCCCTGTTTTGGGGATTTCCACGTGTTTGTGGGATTTCCATGTGTTCATATGCATtgtatttttgatatttttaaagtaaagatgaaaaaatggaaaacaaagaacaagCTGAAATTTCAAAGAGTAGATTTTACGCTAGAGTTTTTTACTGAGCTGACAATAGCCAGCATAAATATCCTAAACATTGTATCCGTTGGTAGCAATACTTTATGTTTCTAATCTCATATGATCTCACTGTGGTATCAAAGTCCTTTAGAATAAACCAGTTTGATCCTAGCATGGGTTGGTGCTCTTTCTCCAATCAGCGTTTAAGaacatgctgctttttatttgcattaagcTGTCTAACCAGTTTTTTTGCAAGCCTAATGGATTAAATTTTACTTCCCGTTTCCTTAGCAGAGATGAAGTATCAGagtgctttttctgttgtttaccTTTGGAGCAGACGGTTCTCATTCTTCTCGTTCTCGTGTGTGGAGCAGCTAACAGCCAGGTACACAGTGTCTGCTCGGATACTGTAGTAGTTTCTCCGGGAAATCTAGTCATGTTAAAACACAGCCTATTTTTGTTCACTTTTGGACTAACTTTAACTGGAAAACCTTTTTGGATAAAAGGTAAGCTTTCAGTTTTTGTTATGTATTCAGAAAGTTTCTCCAAGTCTTCTTGTACTTGGAGAAACTTTCTTGTACTTGGTCGTGATCATAATGATGCACACCTTTCAAATTGAGTCACGGCTCTCCCCAGGTATTAGGCTTAGCTGACTTGCTAATTGAGAAATTCTTGTTCAAGAAAAAAAGTGTCTGGAAAAGATTACAGGTTGAAGCTTTTTATAGTTGAgctctttgtgtttttcttctccaggatGTAGTAGATATGTAAATACATCATCTTCCGTACAGGACGCTGGTTGTGACAACTGCAGTTATTGTCACTCTCATCAATAGTAAAGACTGtagaaaaagatttcttcttcagTAATGTGAGGCAAATTCCTACAGTTTTGTTTCAGTTCCTCATTAACTCATTTCCATTTATGATTTGGCTTCAGATTTTAGATTTAGATGTAACACCTGAAATATTTCTTAGAAAGTGATATTTTTAGGACGTGCATTAAAGATGGTTTCCTGCTTTCAGGTGTCAAAATTTAAATTGTTGGAACTGCATTTCCACTCTTAGTTCAACATGCACTTAACCCATGATACAGAACGGATTTTGTGATTTAGATAATAAAATTATTGAAGATTAAGAGCAAAGTTGGAAGTAAATATTGAGTGCCAATATACTTTGCAGACCTGTTTGCTACTAGCAACTACTGCATTTTGATTGCAATGGCAGTCTTTAATGTTAAACATATGCTACCTGCacctagcttttaaaaatcctgatgTTATCTAATAGGTAGAGATCATTGTTACACTGAAGAATCCTCCTCTTTGCTTTGAATATGTGATTCTGTCGCTTCTTTGCAATCATGAATTCCTTTCACAGGAATGTGGGAGGCTGAGGGTGAACTTGTGCTACTATAAATGAGAAGAAATCTCTTTGTTTCCTTATGAAAGAACAATTTAAGAAGGAAGAAACTACTTTCATTGTTAAAACCTGTGTTATTGTTGATTCTGTAACCTGTTTAAAAGCAATGGTTGTGTCTCTGTTGATCAAAGTCAACACTCAAACCAGATTGATGAGCAgacaagaaaaaggaagatgaattCAGGttcacacaatttttaaaaaagtcactggagtttgtttttgtctttatAAAACCATTTACCTGAAACCAGATACTCAGCAGACTTCCTATCTTTAGCTTCCTCCATTAGCATGTTCTGGAGATAATTCTGGTATAATGTAAAAAGCTACAAACCTTTTGCAAAGGTTTGACTGTCGCTGgaacaaaaaaatgcagcattagGCAATGGCAGGAGGCAGCGCGGTGAGCCAAGAATATACACGCAAGCAGGTGGCAGAATTATATCCAGAGGACAACTGTAAGTATTCCTCATTCAGGGCATGGGGAAAGGAATACGAGTAAAGGGATTTAAATGGAAGGAGAGGGCTGAAGGGGGAGTTGATTTAATCAaggaaaggacagaaggaagTAGAGACATGAGCAAGAGGGAGACGATGGGCAAGTGCAGGACCTAACAGTAGCTAGAAGGCAATACCACAGCAAATGGCTCTGTAATGAGTAAAAAACATTCCTCAGTGTATTTAGGGACTGAATTTATTCTTCTGGAGATACAATATCCTCAAATTCTCTGTCTAGCAAGTTCTGAAACATCCTGGCAAAGTTGGATCCACCATTCAAAATAATCATACTATACGTCCATCAGCCACTCCTAGAGAGCCCTGCTGCAGATTTACAGATCAGCACGGTCTTCCTGGCACCAATGAGGTGATTTCACAAAGCTTAAGGAACTTAATTCTATTTGAGATGTTAGCATCTCTTGCACTGTTGATTTTAACTGGCCAGCTACTTCAAAAACTACTGTGAGGGGACAGACGGGTGGACAGAAAAGGTAGCTGCATAAATTTTCTGTGGTACATCAGGTTAAAAGTGTAagtcatggaagaaaaatgtttcaaaaatgatAGACAAAGTTACAAAGTTAATAATGCAGACTGTGAGAATTAAGATTATGTTTAAATCATTTGATAGTTTTTCTTTGTGTGCTCCAGAAGACCCCAGCTTTAATCTGAAGTTactgttttaaaatcagtttgaCCCTTCCTAAACTATTTCTTCATCACTATTAAAGTATGCAGTGAATACAggaagggattttttaaaattatttttcttgttcttgggATTCTTTATTATGTTACTGTTATATTggttgagggattttttttttcaaacaataatT
Above is a genomic segment from Calonectris borealis chromosome 7, bCalBor7.hap1.2, whole genome shotgun sequence containing:
- the C7H10orf88 gene encoding ATPase PAAT isoform X2, giving the protein MASGCAAEEEAAADPSGGPREPCCVAAGCSWPCASPDGLARAVCLRREAGGGEASTEAVVVERRAGGGSEAPCVLQLECRPAGAGEMVSVGILSEARNMEVYVGEEYCGTGRGESLGAARPPGETEKVTLYKKYLKFECPAASCRIKLLSIGEKQRVLISKISVQVKTVSAKPATEFPSLGSRIDLDRVQTIMESMGSKLSPGAQQLMDMVRCQQKNSLPLGDKLNWIFRKNSDFGGDHAVDGLCSAAIQTSLDQSASEPLPVKNHLTSETVYEDLKISCDLNTQVPERGSTADSEGLTTQQNTVNLRNDFKVMGSSHMQEQVSETPNVANPQSRTTAYLLLFGKDDLKKYGSDGEKTNGLY